Proteins encoded in a region of the Drosophila busckii strain San Diego stock center, stock number 13000-0081.31 chromosome 2L, ASM1175060v1, whole genome shotgun sequence genome:
- the LOC117134860 gene encoding uncharacterized protein LOC117134860 has translation MPDQKQPTDQSARPPKQLQKWRTEAPPHPRSVADKCNSSGKRTKKFMTQTIAHFDSHIATLLEGGDAISWQSQILYNRKAGTTKSDLEVVIVKPEHHHQHRSPTITPVAVSSSSSSPTGATGVTVLQQSCSPLEAIASSEESTASSSNRKRGQQH, from the exons ATGCCCGACCAAAAGCAACCCACAGACCAATCAGCAAGGCCACCCAAGCAGCTCCAGAAGTGGCGCACGGAAGCGCCACCTCATCCTCGCAGCGTCGCCGACAAATGCAATTCCAGCGGCAAAAGGACCAAAAAGTTTATGACC CAAACCATCGCCCACTTCGACAGCCACATCGCGACGTTACTTGAAGGCGGAGACGCCATCTCGTGGCAGTcgcaaatattatataatcgCAAGGCGGGCACTACCAAGAGCGACCTTGAGGTCGTCATTGTCAAGCCagaacatcatcatcagcatcgcTCGCCGACGATAACGCCGGTGGCGGTCAGCTCAAGCTCCAGCTCTCCGACAGGTGCAACAGGCGTCACGGTGCTACAACAAAG TTGTAGTCCACTTGAGGCAATTGCCAGCAGCGAAGAGTCCACAGCGAGCAGCTCGAACAGAAAGCGGGGTCAACAACACTGA